Proteins co-encoded in one Corylus avellana chromosome ca9, CavTom2PMs-1.0 genomic window:
- the LOC132162233 gene encoding uncharacterized protein LOC132162233: MALISRKALNVAVPIATPEEECRRIGMVSSCNGLVCLYCGWRVYMLWNPATTENKILPTLLIDDPTFWNKEIMRVSIGFGYHCNDYKVVRIVYCSDCADVEVYSTSRGCWRVIDSIVPCESKKRTCLVLVPPDPDRSYKSLGVFNGSLAIIYYPCPEDSVSNFIDFWVMKDDESWSKVVRIGPFKVWDSHSGVGKMGLSYGSRAITEGC; the protein is encoded by the exons ATGGCCTTGATATCAAGGAAAGCGCTCAATGTGGCGGTCCCGATAGCAACTCCTGAAGAAGAATGCAGGCGTATAGGAATGGTGAGTTCTTGTAATGGTTTAGTCTGTTTATATTGTGGGTGGAGGGTTTATATGTTATGGAATCCTGCTACTACAGAAAACAAGATTCTGCCTACGCTTCTCATCGATGATCCCACCTTCTGGAATAAAGAGATAATGAGAGTCTCCATAGGATTTGGCTACCATTGTAATGATTACAAGGTGGTGAGGATTGTGTATTGTAGTGATTGTGCAGACGTTGAGGTGTACTCGACGAGTAGGGGTTGTTGGAGAGTGATCGATTCCATTGTGCCATGTGAGAGCAAGAAGCGTACGTGTTTG GTGCTTGTGCCCCCAGATCCTGACCGTTCTTACAAGAGTCTTGGGGTATTCAATGGATCCCTAGCTATAATCTACTATCCTTGCCCTGAAGATTCAGTTAgcaatttcattgatttttggGTGATGAAAGATGACGAAAGTTGGAGCAAAGTAGTGAGGATTGGACCCTTTAAGGTATGGGATTCCCACTCGGGTGTTGGGAAGATGGGGTTGTCATATGGAAGCAGGGCGATTACGGAAGGTTGTTAG
- the LOC132191250 gene encoding arginine-specific demethylase JMJ22, with product MLGCRSKLSQTIKRKKNKSKSRNKTTNRTVSKTRNSISKKQESRYEEEYEEEEEEEDTEGGFSLKTSAAPSHTHGVQPLGNLYLYPGSVNSRNTGLGNLQTLTDELVLDILGLLGATHLGVLATVSKSLYVFTNHEPLWRNLVLESLNNGFLYNGSWKSTYIAAYCPSFDVSSIGVSGLRVRDFYSDYLFQSWLCANLEMKPEWLERDNIIRRKGISVEEFVLNFEEPNKPVLLEGCMDNWVAYEKWDRDYLVQLCGDVKFSVGPVEMKLEEYFRYSDQAREERPLYLFDPKFAEKVPKLGLEYEVPVYFQEDLFSVLGHERPDYRWIIIGPAGSGSSFHIDPNSTSAWNAVIKGSKKWVLFPPDLIPPGVHPSPDGAEVACPVSIIEWFMNFYITTKTWKKKPIECICKAGEVIFVPNGWWHLVINLEESIAITQNYASRRNLLNVMDFLKRPNAHTLVSGTRDRVNLYDKFKNAIETSRPGTIDELVQKAEEKKAQQKKLSFWDSVTDSKVGAFKFSF from the exons ATGCTCGGGTGCAGGAGCAAGCTGTCTCAAACcataaagagaaagaagaacaaaagcaaATCCAGAAACAAGACCACAAACAGAACTGTTTCCAAAACACGAAACTCCATTTCCAAAAAACAAGAATCTCGGTATGAAGAGGagtatgaagaagaagaagaagaagaagatactGAAGGAGGTTTCAGCCTGAAGACCTCGGCTGCTCCTTCACACACTCATGGGGTTCAACCACTGGGCAATCTCTATCTCTATCCAGGTTCCGTCAACTCCAGAAATACTGGCTTAGGTAACCTCCAAACCCTTACTGATGAGCTCGTTCTCGATATTCTTGGGCTTCTGGGTGCGACCCATTTAGGGGTCTTGGCCACTGTTAGCAAATCTTTATATGTTTTCACTAACCATGAACCACTCTGGAGGAACCTTGTACTGGAAAGTCTAAATAATGGGTTTTTGTATAATGGGTCTTGGAAATCTACTTATATTGCTGCTTATTGCCCTTCCTTCGATGTTTCCAGTATTggtgtttcgggtttgagagtgagGGATTTTTATTCTGATTATCTTTTTCAGAGTTGGCTCTGTGCTAATCTTGAAATGAAACCCGAGTGGCTTGAAAGGGATAATATAATACGAAGGAAGGGCATTTCAGTTGAGGAATTCGTGTTGAACTTTGAGGAACCGAATAAGCCGGTGTTGTTGGAAGGGTGTATGGATAATTGGGTTGCATACGAAAAATGGGATAGAGACTATTTGGTTCAGTTGTGTGGTGATGTTAAGTTTTCGGTTGGGCCGGTGGAGATGAAGCTTGAGGAGTACTTTAGGTACTCAGATCAGGCTCGGGAGGAAAGGCCATTGTATTTGTTTGACCCAAAATTTGCTGAAAAAGTTCCAAAGTTGGGTTTGGAATATGAAGTTCCAGTGTACTTTCAGGAGGATTTGTTTAGTGTTTTGGGCCATGAGAGACCAGATTATAGGTGGATTATAATTGGACCGGCTGGGTCTGGTTCATCATTCCACATTGATCCTAACTCGACGTCAGCCTGGAATGCAGTGATCAAGGGGTCCAAGAAGTGGGTCTTGTTTCCTCCTGATCTAATTCCCCCAGGGGTGCATCCAAGCCCGGATGGTGCAGAGGTGGCTTGTCCTGTTTCAATCATTGAGTGGTTCATGAACTTCTATATAACAACTAAAACTTGGAAAAAGAAACCTATTGAGTGCATCTGTAAGGCTGGAGAGGTGATCTTTGTGCCTAATGGATGGTGGCATTTGGTGATCAACCTGGAGGAATCCATTGCCATTACACAGAATTATGCTAGCAG GAGAAATTTGTTGAATGTTATGGATTTTCTTAAAAGGCCAAATGCGCACACTCTGGTATCTGGAACAAGAGACCGTGTGAATTTGTATGACAAGTTTAAGAATGCCATTGAAACTTCTCGCCCTGGAACTATAGACGAGTTGGTGCAGAAAGCAGAGGAGAAAAAGGCACAACAGAAGAAACTTTCCTTCTGGGATTCAGTAACGGATTCTAAGGTGGGTGCTTTCAAGTTCTCTTTCTAG